A window of Clavibacter michiganensis contains these coding sequences:
- a CDS encoding metal-sulfur cluster assembly factor: MDPELGINVVDLGLIYDLAWDDENDALIIHMTLTSAGCPLTDVLEEQTAEALDGVVDAFRINWVWMPPWGPDRITDDGRDMMRALGFSM; encoded by the coding sequence ATGGATCCCGAGCTCGGGATCAACGTGGTCGACCTGGGGCTCATCTACGACCTCGCGTGGGACGACGAGAACGACGCCCTCATCATCCACATGACGCTGACGTCCGCGGGCTGCCCGCTGACGGACGTGCTCGAGGAGCAGACGGCAGAGGCGCTCGACGGCGTGGTGGACGCGTTCCGCATCAACTGGGTGTGGATGCCGCCGTGGGGCCCCGACCGGATCACGGACGACGGCCGCGACATGATGCGGGCGCTCGGCTTCTCCATGTGA
- the glgA gene encoding glycogen synthase, with the protein MRADVITKEYPPEVYGGAGVHVTELVKAMRQQTEVVVRAFGAPRDEPGVFSYPVPSELAGANATLQTMAVDLAIASDVAGADVVHSHTWYANHAGHVASMLHGIPHVVTAHSLEPLRPWKAEQLGGGYRVSSWIERTAYEAADAVIAVSDGMKRDILRSYPALDEARVHTVYNGIDLASWAPVHDDELVRSLGVDPSRPSVVFVGRITRQKGLPYLLRAAALLPADVQMVLCAGAPDTPQIMEEVTALVRGLQEERSGVVWIDRLLPRRELSAVLTAGTVFVCPSVYEPLGIVNLEAMACGAPVVGTATGGIPEVVDDGVTGRLVPIDQATDGTGTPTDPERFVRDLAAALTEVVADPDAARRMGEAGRVRAEREFGWDRIARQTEAIYASILR; encoded by the coding sequence ATGCGAGCAGACGTGATCACCAAGGAGTATCCGCCCGAGGTCTACGGGGGTGCCGGGGTCCATGTCACGGAGCTCGTGAAGGCCATGCGGCAGCAGACGGAGGTCGTCGTCCGGGCCTTCGGGGCGCCCCGTGATGAGCCCGGCGTGTTCTCCTATCCCGTCCCGTCGGAGCTCGCGGGCGCCAACGCGACGCTGCAGACGATGGCCGTCGACCTGGCGATCGCGAGCGACGTCGCGGGCGCCGACGTCGTCCACTCGCACACCTGGTACGCGAACCACGCGGGCCACGTCGCGTCGATGCTGCACGGGATCCCGCACGTCGTCACCGCGCACAGCCTCGAGCCGCTGCGCCCGTGGAAGGCCGAGCAGCTGGGCGGCGGCTACCGCGTCTCCAGCTGGATCGAGCGCACCGCGTACGAGGCTGCTGACGCGGTGATCGCGGTCAGCGACGGCATGAAGCGCGACATCCTCCGCTCGTACCCCGCGCTCGACGAGGCCCGGGTGCACACGGTCTACAACGGCATCGACCTCGCGTCGTGGGCGCCTGTGCACGACGACGAGCTCGTGCGCTCGCTCGGCGTCGACCCGTCGCGTCCCTCGGTCGTGTTCGTCGGCCGGATCACGCGTCAGAAGGGCCTGCCCTACCTCCTCCGCGCCGCCGCGCTGCTGCCCGCCGACGTGCAGATGGTCCTGTGCGCGGGCGCGCCCGACACCCCGCAGATCATGGAGGAGGTCACGGCCCTCGTCCGCGGCCTGCAGGAGGAGCGCTCGGGCGTCGTGTGGATCGACCGCCTGCTGCCGCGCCGCGAGCTCTCGGCCGTCCTCACGGCCGGAACCGTCTTCGTCTGCCCGTCCGTCTACGAGCCGCTCGGCATCGTGAACCTCGAGGCCATGGCCTGCGGCGCGCCCGTCGTCGGCACGGCCACGGGCGGGATCCCCGAGGTCGTCGACGACGGCGTCACCGGCCGCCTCGTCCCCATCGACCAGGCCACGGACGGCACGGGCACGCCCACCGATCCCGAGCGCTTCGTCCGGGACCTGGCCGCCGCGTTGACGGAGGTCGTCGCGGATCCCGACGCCGCGCGCCGCATGGGGGAGGCCGGCCGCGTCCGCGCCGAGCGCGAGTTCGGCTGGGACCGCATCGCGCGCCAGACCGAGGCGATCTACGCGTCGATCCTGCGCTGA
- a CDS encoding glucose-1-phosphate adenylyltransferase: MASKKIFGIVLAGGEGKRLMPLTADRAKPAVPFGGQYRLIDFALSNLINSGLTQIVVLTQYKSHSLDRHVSQTWRLNQMLNSYIASVPAQQRLGKRWFSGSADAILQSLNLINDEKPDIVVVVGADHVYRMDFSQMIEAHIASGHGATVAAIRQPIELADQFGVIDVDPANPYQIRAFLEKPKDPQGLDDSPGEVLASMGNYVFDTDQLIDAVRRDGENAESAHDMGGDIVPWFVEQGNAGVYDLNRNEVPGANDRDRYYWRDVGTIESFFDAHQDLISALPVFNLYNKDWPIFSQQLNSPPAKFVRDAQGNTGTMIDSITSLGGVISGAHVERSVLGPWVIAESGARIVDSIVFDKVHIGAGAVITRAILDKDVEVEPGATVGVDHDRDRERGFTVTDGGITVVGKGVRVTP; this comes from the coding sequence ATGGCATCGAAGAAGATCTTTGGAATCGTGCTCGCCGGCGGCGAGGGCAAGCGCCTCATGCCGCTCACCGCGGACCGGGCGAAGCCCGCCGTCCCGTTCGGCGGGCAGTACCGGCTCATCGACTTCGCGCTCTCCAACCTCATCAACTCGGGGCTCACGCAGATCGTCGTGCTGACGCAGTACAAGTCGCACTCGCTCGACCGCCACGTGTCGCAGACCTGGCGCCTCAACCAGATGCTCAACTCCTACATCGCGTCGGTGCCCGCGCAGCAGCGGCTCGGCAAGCGCTGGTTCAGCGGCTCGGCGGACGCGATCCTGCAGAGCCTCAACCTCATCAACGACGAGAAGCCCGACATCGTCGTCGTGGTCGGCGCGGACCACGTCTACCGCATGGACTTCAGCCAGATGATCGAGGCGCACATCGCGTCCGGACACGGAGCCACGGTCGCGGCGATCCGCCAGCCCATCGAGCTCGCCGACCAGTTCGGCGTCATCGACGTGGACCCCGCGAACCCGTACCAGATCCGCGCGTTCCTCGAGAAGCCGAAGGACCCGCAGGGGCTCGACGACTCCCCCGGCGAGGTGCTCGCGTCCATGGGCAACTACGTCTTCGACACCGACCAGCTCATCGACGCGGTGCGCCGCGACGGCGAGAACGCGGAGTCCGCGCACGACATGGGCGGCGACATCGTGCCGTGGTTCGTCGAGCAGGGGAACGCGGGCGTGTACGACCTGAACCGCAACGAGGTCCCCGGGGCCAACGACCGCGACAGGTACTACTGGCGCGACGTCGGCACGATCGAGTCGTTCTTCGACGCGCACCAGGACCTCATCTCGGCGCTGCCGGTGTTCAACCTCTACAACAAGGACTGGCCGATCTTCAGCCAGCAGCTCAACAGCCCGCCGGCCAAGTTCGTCCGCGACGCGCAGGGCAACACGGGCACCATGATCGACTCGATCACCTCGCTCGGCGGCGTCATCAGCGGCGCCCACGTCGAGCGCAGCGTGCTCGGCCCGTGGGTCATAGCGGAGTCGGGCGCGCGCATCGTCGACAGCATCGTGTTCGACAAGGTGCACATCGGGGCCGGCGCGGTCATCACGCGCGCCATCCTCGACAAGGATGTCGAGGTCGAGCCCGGCGCCACGGTCGGCGTCGACCACGATCGTGACCGCGAACGCGGCTTCACGGTCACCGACGGCGGCATCACCGTCGTGGGCAAGGGCGTGCGCGTCACCCCGTGA
- a CDS encoding SURF1 family protein, translating into MSRWRFVLNRRWAGYLAVAVVFAIACVLLSHWQFARRDEALAEIAKVEDNWDRAPQPVDQVLADASAYVDTQKWTPVTMTGTYLVDEQLLARNRPFNGQPGFEVLTPLRLDDGRVFVVDRGWVPIGNSQDSPDSVPAPPAGEVTVTARLKAGEPELPGRSAPEGQIATVNLPDIAQRVGSPTFTGAYGLLISEDPAPADAAPFATPRPEEDEGPHLSYAFQWLVFAIIAFVGLGVAIRNEYRIINADDPDEQDRERARQAKRARKQPSDADVEDRILDDAR; encoded by the coding sequence GTGAGCCGCTGGCGCTTCGTCCTCAACCGCAGGTGGGCCGGCTACCTCGCCGTCGCCGTCGTCTTCGCCATCGCGTGCGTGCTGCTCAGCCATTGGCAGTTCGCGCGCCGCGACGAGGCCCTCGCCGAGATCGCCAAGGTCGAGGACAACTGGGACCGCGCGCCGCAGCCCGTCGACCAGGTGCTCGCCGACGCGTCGGCGTACGTCGACACGCAGAAGTGGACCCCGGTCACCATGACCGGGACCTACCTGGTGGATGAGCAGCTGCTCGCGCGCAACCGGCCGTTCAACGGCCAGCCCGGCTTCGAGGTCCTCACGCCCCTGCGCCTCGACGACGGGCGGGTGTTCGTCGTCGACCGCGGCTGGGTGCCCATCGGCAACTCGCAGGACTCCCCCGACTCCGTCCCCGCCCCGCCCGCCGGCGAGGTCACGGTCACCGCGCGCCTGAAGGCGGGCGAGCCGGAGCTGCCGGGACGCTCGGCTCCCGAGGGGCAGATCGCCACCGTCAACCTCCCGGACATCGCCCAGCGCGTCGGGTCACCCACATTCACGGGTGCGTACGGCCTGCTGATCTCGGAGGATCCCGCGCCCGCGGACGCCGCGCCCTTCGCGACGCCGCGACCCGAGGAGGACGAGGGCCCGCACCTCTCCTACGCGTTCCAGTGGCTGGTCTTCGCCATCATCGCGTTCGTCGGCCTCGGCGTCGCCATCCGCAACGAGTACCGGATCATCAACGCCGACGATCCCGATGAGCAGGACCGCGAGCGCGCCCGACAGGCCAAGCGCGCGCGGAAGCAGCCGTCGGATGCGGACGTCGAGGACAGGATCCTCGACGACGCCCGCTGA
- a CDS encoding phosphotransferase enzyme family protein: MSDLLAAWDLGPAALTELGATHNHAYQVDVDAGSRYLLRLHVARRRQHEIDLELDWLDVLAARGGPSVPVPQRTRDGSWTATVEVAVPDDDEIGLRRAVVDASGGRVERRLASLLTWHDGEMLSSLPASADAGPFAETLAALHAVGADPAAVGLAGQRRRYDADYATTRLERLVEGYPGIMSDGSTADALAGAIEELRATLAEAGPPIMVHGDYHPGNLIQGPTGVSVIDFDRCGLGPAGLDVAAAIMYLAPRQRAQFHRAYTAAGGSTGVPDERFGAFIFLAYLDNVTHLASLPSERERMPANIAQLAAIARAVVTG; the protein is encoded by the coding sequence GTGTCCGACCTCCTGGCGGCCTGGGACCTCGGTCCCGCCGCGCTCACCGAGCTGGGGGCCACGCACAACCACGCCTACCAGGTCGACGTGGACGCCGGGTCCCGCTACCTGCTGCGCCTCCACGTCGCGCGCCGGAGGCAGCACGAGATCGACCTGGAGCTCGACTGGCTCGACGTGCTCGCCGCGCGCGGCGGGCCCTCCGTGCCGGTGCCGCAGCGCACGCGCGACGGCTCCTGGACGGCGACCGTCGAGGTCGCCGTGCCGGACGACGACGAGATCGGCCTCCGCCGTGCGGTGGTGGACGCGTCGGGCGGACGCGTGGAGCGGCGCCTCGCGAGCCTGCTCACCTGGCACGACGGCGAGATGCTGAGCAGCCTCCCCGCATCGGCCGATGCCGGCCCGTTCGCCGAGACGCTGGCCGCCCTGCACGCGGTCGGCGCGGATCCGGCGGCGGTCGGGCTCGCGGGCCAGCGTCGCCGCTACGACGCGGACTACGCGACCACGCGACTGGAGCGCCTGGTCGAGGGCTACCCGGGCATCATGTCCGACGGCTCCACCGCCGACGCGCTCGCCGGTGCGATCGAGGAGCTCCGCGCCACCCTGGCGGAGGCCGGGCCGCCGATCATGGTGCACGGCGACTACCACCCGGGGAACCTGATCCAGGGGCCGACCGGCGTCTCCGTCATCGACTTCGACCGGTGCGGCCTGGGGCCCGCGGGCCTCGACGTCGCCGCAGCGATCATGTACCTCGCGCCCCGGCAGCGCGCCCAGTTCCACCGCGCCTACACGGCGGCGGGCGGCAGCACGGGCGTCCCGGACGAGCGCTTCGGCGCGTTCATCTTCCTGGCGTACCTCGACAACGTCACGCACCTCGCGAGCCTGCCCTCGGAGCGGGAGCGGATGCCCGCGAACATCGCGCAGCTCGCGGCGATCGCCCGGGCGGTCGTCACGGGCTGA
- the fabG gene encoding 3-oxoacyl-ACP reductase FabG, with translation MSTSRTVVVTGGNRGIGYAIAEEMLRQGHRVAVTARSGQGPEGSLTVRADVTDVASVDAAFTEVEAAYGPVEVVVANAGITRDTLMMRMSDDDFTEVVDTNLGGAFRVVKRASKGMLKARFGRIVLISSVVGLYGSGGQVNYAASKSGLVGLARSVTRELGGRGITANVVAPGFIETDMTAELPEATAAEYKKSIPAGRYGTAAEVAGVVAWVSSDEAAYVSGAVIPVDGGLGMGH, from the coding sequence ATGAGCACCTCACGCACCGTCGTCGTCACCGGAGGCAACAGGGGGATCGGATACGCGATCGCCGAGGAGATGCTGCGTCAGGGCCACCGCGTCGCCGTCACCGCGCGCTCCGGCCAGGGCCCCGAGGGCAGCCTGACGGTGCGCGCCGACGTGACCGACGTCGCGTCCGTCGACGCCGCGTTCACCGAGGTCGAGGCCGCGTACGGACCCGTCGAGGTCGTGGTCGCCAACGCGGGCATCACGCGCGACACCCTCATGATGCGCATGAGCGACGACGACTTCACCGAGGTCGTCGACACGAACCTGGGCGGCGCGTTCCGCGTCGTCAAGCGCGCGTCGAAGGGCATGCTCAAGGCGCGCTTCGGCCGCATCGTCCTGATCTCCAGCGTCGTCGGGCTCTACGGCTCCGGCGGGCAGGTCAACTACGCGGCGTCCAAGAGCGGGCTGGTGGGCCTCGCCCGCTCGGTCACGCGCGAGCTCGGCGGCCGCGGCATCACCGCGAACGTCGTCGCGCCGGGCTTCATCGAGACGGACATGACCGCGGAGCTGCCCGAGGCGACCGCCGCCGAGTACAAGAAGTCCATCCCCGCAGGTCGCTACGGCACCGCCGCCGAGGTCGCGGGCGTCGTGGCGTGGGTCTCCTCCGACGAGGCCGCGTACGTCTCGGGCGCCGTGATCCCGGTCGACGGCGGCCTCGGCATGGGCCACTGA
- a CDS encoding ABC transporter ATP-binding protein, which produces MSHVLSLSGVSFVRNGTTILDQVEWTVDGDERWVVLGPNGAGKTSLLQIASAMAHPSSGTATVLDHELGRVDVFELRSRIGFASTAMARRIPADETVLDVVLTAAYSVTGRWNEDYEDIDVRRAQRVLAEWRLGHLEQRRFGTLSDGEQKRVQIARSIMTDPELLLLDEPAASLDLGAREELLQLLGGYASAPEAPGIVMVTHHVEEIPRGFTHALLLREGAVVAAGPLADVITADNLGRAFGLALEVTHDDGRFTARAVRS; this is translated from the coding sequence ATGAGCCACGTCCTCTCCCTGTCCGGAGTGTCCTTCGTCCGGAACGGGACGACCATCCTCGACCAGGTGGAGTGGACGGTGGACGGCGACGAGCGCTGGGTCGTCCTCGGCCCGAACGGCGCCGGGAAGACGAGCCTCCTGCAGATCGCCTCCGCCATGGCCCACCCGTCCTCCGGCACCGCGACGGTCCTCGACCACGAGCTCGGCCGGGTCGACGTGTTCGAGCTGCGCTCGCGCATCGGCTTCGCGTCCACCGCGATGGCCCGGCGGATCCCCGCGGACGAGACCGTGCTCGACGTCGTGCTCACCGCCGCGTACTCGGTCACGGGCCGCTGGAACGAGGACTACGAGGACATCGACGTGCGCCGCGCCCAGCGCGTGCTCGCCGAGTGGCGCCTCGGCCACCTCGAGCAGCGGCGGTTCGGCACGCTGAGCGACGGCGAGCAGAAGCGCGTGCAGATCGCGCGCTCGATCATGACCGATCCCGAGCTGCTCCTCCTCGACGAGCCGGCCGCGAGCCTCGACCTCGGCGCGCGCGAGGAGCTGCTGCAGCTCCTCGGCGGCTACGCGTCGGCGCCCGAGGCGCCCGGCATCGTCATGGTCACGCACCACGTCGAGGAGATCCCGCGCGGTTTCACGCACGCGCTGCTGCTGCGCGAGGGAGCGGTCGTCGCCGCGGGTCCGCTCGCGGACGTCATCACGGCCGACAACCTCGGCCGGGCCTTCGGCCTCGCGCTCGAGGTCACGCACGACGACGGCCGCTTCACGGCCCGCGCCGTCCGCTCCTGA
- a CDS encoding ABC-F family ATP-binding cassette domain-containing protein: MLAVHELELRVGARVLMEDVSFRVSPGDKIGLVGRNGAGKTTLTKILAGEGQPTGGRIDRSGEIGYLPQDPRSGNPEDLARTRILDARGLGTLSLDMQRAMLDMASTDDKVSAKAMKDYGRLEERFVALGGYAAEAEAASIASNLSLPDRILDQPLSTLSGGQRRRIELARILFSGADTMLLDEPTNHLDADSVTWLREFLKGYQGGLIVISHDVELVGDTVNRVFYLDANRMVIDIYNMGWKHYQRQRAADEERRKKERANVEKKAGVLQLQAAKFGAKASKAAAAHQMVRRAEKMLSGLEEVRAVDRVAKLRFPEPVACGRTPLMASDLSKNYGSLEIFTAVDLAIDRGSKVVILGLNGAGKTTLLRILAGVDQPDTGRLEPGHGLRIGYYAQEHETIDVKRSVLENMVSSSPDISEMEARRVLGSFLFTGDDSAKPAGVLSGGEKTRLALAMIVVSGANVLLLDEPTNNLDPASREEILGALNTYSGAVVLVSHDSGAVEALHPERVLIMPEGTEDHWSPDYMDLIELA; the protein is encoded by the coding sequence GTGCTCGCTGTACACGAACTGGAGCTGCGCGTCGGCGCCCGCGTCCTCATGGAGGACGTCTCGTTCCGGGTGAGCCCGGGGGACAAGATCGGCCTCGTCGGCCGCAACGGCGCCGGCAAGACCACGCTCACCAAGATCCTCGCGGGAGAGGGCCAGCCCACGGGCGGCCGCATCGACCGCTCCGGCGAGATCGGCTACCTCCCGCAGGACCCGCGCTCCGGCAACCCCGAGGACCTGGCGCGCACGCGCATCCTCGACGCCCGCGGCCTCGGCACGCTGTCGCTCGACATGCAGCGCGCGATGCTCGACATGGCGTCCACGGACGACAAGGTCTCCGCGAAGGCGATGAAGGACTACGGCCGGCTCGAGGAGCGCTTCGTCGCGCTCGGCGGGTACGCGGCCGAGGCGGAGGCCGCGTCCATCGCGAGCAACCTGAGCCTGCCCGACCGGATCCTCGACCAGCCGCTCAGCACCCTCTCCGGCGGCCAGCGCCGCCGCATCGAGCTCGCGCGCATCCTGTTCTCCGGCGCCGACACGATGCTCCTCGACGAGCCCACCAACCACCTCGACGCCGACTCGGTCACGTGGCTGCGCGAGTTCCTCAAGGGCTACCAGGGCGGCCTGATCGTGATCAGCCATGATGTCGAGCTCGTCGGCGACACCGTCAACCGCGTCTTCTACCTCGACGCGAACCGCATGGTCATCGACATCTACAACATGGGCTGGAAGCACTACCAGCGCCAGCGCGCCGCCGACGAGGAGCGCCGCAAGAAGGAGCGCGCCAACGTCGAGAAGAAGGCGGGCGTCCTCCAGCTGCAAGCCGCCAAGTTCGGCGCGAAGGCGTCCAAGGCCGCCGCCGCCCACCAGATGGTGCGACGCGCGGAGAAGATGCTGTCGGGTCTCGAGGAGGTGCGCGCCGTCGACCGCGTGGCCAAGCTGCGCTTCCCCGAGCCCGTGGCCTGCGGCCGCACGCCGCTCATGGCGAGCGATCTCAGCAAGAACTACGGCTCGCTCGAGATCTTCACGGCGGTCGACCTCGCGATCGACCGCGGCAGCAAGGTCGTGATCCTCGGCCTCAACGGCGCGGGCAAGACCACGCTGCTGCGGATCCTCGCGGGCGTCGACCAGCCTGACACCGGCCGGCTCGAGCCCGGCCACGGCCTGCGCATCGGCTACTACGCGCAGGAGCACGAGACCATCGACGTGAAGCGCAGCGTGCTCGAGAACATGGTCTCCTCCTCGCCCGACATCTCCGAGATGGAAGCGCGCCGCGTGCTCGGCTCGTTCCTCTTCACGGGCGACGACTCGGCGAAGCCCGCCGGTGTCCTGTCGGGCGGCGAGAAGACCCGCCTGGCGCTCGCGATGATCGTCGTGTCGGGTGCCAACGTGCTGTTGCTCGACGAGCCCACCAACAACCTCGACCCCGCGAGCCGCGAGGAGATCCTCGGCGCGCTCAACACGTACTCCGGTGCCGTGGTGCTCGTCAGCCACGACTCGGGTGCGGTCGAGGCCCTCCACCCGGAGCGGGTCCTCATCATGCCGGAGGGCACCGAGGACCACTGGAGCCCCGACTACATGGACCTCATCGAGCTGGCCTGA
- a CDS encoding DUF3099 domain-containing protein encodes MPAPQQSVTSLPRSPQEDRHARMVKYTIAMSIRMVCILSCLFLQGWWLAVAAIGAIVLPYFAVIIANVGGNQGTAVERPGGVVVVSARHSGFPPPAEPYVPSEPFRASEAFTTPEPFTTYETGRAPEPTRASDVHPTTAGGTAAPDTPTDA; translated from the coding sequence ATGCCAGCTCCCCAGCAGTCGGTCACCAGCCTCCCCCGGTCCCCGCAGGAGGACCGCCATGCCCGCATGGTCAAGTACACCATCGCCATGAGCATCCGCATGGTCTGCATCCTGTCCTGCCTCTTCCTCCAGGGCTGGTGGCTGGCCGTCGCGGCCATCGGCGCCATCGTGCTCCCGTACTTCGCCGTGATCATCGCGAACGTCGGCGGCAACCAGGGCACGGCCGTCGAGCGCCCCGGCGGCGTGGTCGTCGTGTCCGCCCGCCACTCCGGCTTCCCGCCGCCTGCCGAGCCGTACGTGCCCTCGGAGCCCTTCCGTGCGTCGGAGGCGTTCACCACGCCCGAGCCCTTCACGACGTACGAGACCGGTCGCGCGCCCGAGCCCACGCGCGCCTCCGACGTCCATCCGACGACCGCGGGCGGCACGGCCGCGCCCGACACGCCGACCGACGCGTGA
- the serB gene encoding phosphoserine phosphatase SerB: protein MSAVLPLTPDAPSASPVPPALPRMLVVLDVDSTLIEDEAIELLAAEAGSLDEVAAVTDRAMRGELDFAESLRSRVATLAGLPSSVHATVGARIRVTPGAERMIQGLHEAGHVVAVVSGGFHELLDPLAERLGLDLWRANRLETAEGRLTGCVAGPVVDAAAKRDAVEEWSRELGIPLARVVAVGDGANDLEMMAVAGLSVAFDAKPAVRRRADVCVDRRDLAQVLALLGLPS from the coding sequence GTGAGCGCTGTCCTCCCGCTGACGCCGGACGCCCCGTCGGCGTCGCCCGTCCCCCCTGCCCTGCCGCGCATGCTCGTGGTCCTGGACGTCGACTCGACCCTCATCGAGGACGAGGCCATCGAGCTGCTCGCGGCCGAGGCGGGCTCGCTCGACGAGGTCGCCGCCGTCACCGACCGGGCGATGCGCGGCGAGCTCGACTTCGCGGAGAGCCTCCGCTCGCGGGTCGCGACGCTGGCCGGGCTGCCGTCCTCCGTGCACGCGACGGTGGGGGCGCGGATCCGCGTCACGCCGGGTGCCGAGCGCATGATCCAGGGTCTGCACGAGGCCGGCCACGTCGTCGCCGTCGTGTCGGGCGGGTTCCACGAGCTGCTGGATCCGCTCGCCGAGCGACTCGGCCTCGACCTCTGGCGCGCCAACAGGCTGGAGACCGCCGAGGGGCGTCTCACCGGGTGCGTCGCGGGGCCGGTCGTCGACGCCGCGGCGAAGCGCGACGCCGTGGAGGAGTGGAGCCGCGAGCTCGGGATCCCGCTCGCCCGCGTCGTCGCGGTCGGCGACGGTGCCAACGACCTGGAGATGATGGCCGTGGCCGGGCTCTCGGTCGCGTTCGACGCGAAGCCCGCCGTCCGTCGGCGCGCCGACGTGTGCGTCGACCGCCGCGACCTCGCGCAGGTGCTCGCGCTCCTCGGTCTCCCGAGCTGA